The following coding sequences are from one uncultured Desulfobacter sp. window:
- a CDS encoding Glu/Leu/Phe/Val dehydrogenase translates to MNDIFALGDSLGPAKVIHVYQPHLGLKGVLVVDNVAIGPSIGGLRMATDVSVVECFRLARAMTLKNAMAGLPHGGGKSVICADPKMEPKKKELLIRGFAHALRHETDYTFGPDMGTDENCMAWIKDEIGRSLGLPLELGGIPLDEIGATGYGLYHAIEVAVDYCDFDLDGARLVVQGFGAVGSHVARFLAHKGVVLVGVADSKATLHDPNGINVEELIRIKAASGSVSDYPRGKTLDGKAFIDLDCDIWVPAARPDILHKDNVHRLKAKLVAQGANIPLTSEAERYLHAKGVLNLPDFVANAGGVICAAVEYRGGSQATAMEEIRDKISVNTHMMLGDAKRKNILPREAALHLARDRVMKAMALKRWEIF, encoded by the coding sequence ATGAACGATATCTTTGCATTGGGTGACAGTTTAGGGCCTGCCAAGGTTATTCATGTTTATCAGCCGCACCTTGGCCTTAAAGGGGTACTCGTGGTAGACAATGTCGCCATCGGCCCTTCCATCGGCGGGCTGCGCATGGCAACGGATGTCAGTGTCGTCGAATGTTTTCGCCTGGCCCGGGCCATGACCTTGAAGAACGCGATGGCAGGACTTCCCCATGGCGGGGGAAAGTCCGTAATCTGTGCTGACCCGAAAATGGAACCCAAAAAAAAGGAATTGTTGATTCGCGGCTTTGCCCATGCGCTGCGTCATGAGACCGATTATACTTTTGGCCCGGACATGGGCACCGATGAAAACTGCATGGCTTGGATCAAGGATGAAATCGGCCGTTCCCTGGGGTTGCCCCTTGAATTGGGCGGTATTCCCCTGGACGAGATCGGTGCTACCGGGTACGGTCTTTACCATGCCATTGAAGTTGCTGTGGACTACTGCGATTTTGACCTTGACGGTGCGCGCCTTGTGGTACAGGGCTTTGGCGCGGTGGGCAGCCATGTTGCCCGTTTTCTCGCACACAAGGGCGTTGTTTTGGTGGGGGTGGCGGATTCCAAGGCAACCCTCCACGACCCGAACGGTATCAATGTGGAGGAACTGATCCGGATCAAGGCGGCCAGCGGTTCGGTGTCTGACTATCCACGGGGTAAGACGCTTGATGGAAAGGCATTCATTGACCTGGACTGTGACATCTGGGTGCCTGCCGCCCGGCCCGACATCCTGCATAAGGACAACGTCCATCGCCTAAAGGCCAAGTTGGTTGCCCAAGGGGCCAATATACCCTTAACCTCTGAAGCAGAGCGGTATCTCCATGCCAAAGGCGTACTGAATCTGCCTGATTTCGTGGCTAATGCCGGTGGCGTCATCTGTGCTGCGGTGGAATATCGCGGGGGCTCCCAGGCAACAGCCATGGAGGAGATTCGTGACAAAATCAGCGTTAATACCCACATGATGCTGGGGGACGCCAAACGAAAGAATATCCTGCCCCGGGAGGCTGCATTGCACCTGGCCCGGGACAGAGTCATGAAGGCAATGGCGCTGAAACGCTGGGAAATCTTTTAA
- a CDS encoding PilZ domain-containing protein, producing the protein MTLPKVFVTQELKATFACESCGQSYTKDVSKFIKHEAQVRLKNKCKCGHTFSVILERRRGFRKEVGFKGVLIQAPKKYPGVITDLSRNGIRFKTKEKAFLKEDRMAEVVFTLEKPNRCEIHRAVRIRKIFSEYSFGCEFEDTEHFDDLGKYFLFHF; encoded by the coding sequence ATGACACTACCAAAAGTCTTTGTGACCCAGGAATTAAAGGCCACCTTTGCCTGTGAATCATGCGGACAGTCCTACACCAAGGACGTGTCTAAATTTATCAAACATGAGGCCCAGGTCCGGTTGAAGAACAAGTGCAAATGCGGGCATACTTTTAGCGTGATATTGGAAAGACGCCGGGGCTTCCGCAAAGAAGTCGGTTTTAAAGGGGTGCTCATCCAGGCCCCCAAAAAGTATCCCGGTGTGATTACAGATCTTTCCCGCAACGGTATCCGGTTCAAAACCAAGGAGAAGGCATTTCTCAAAGAGGACCGCATGGCTGAGGTCGTGTTTACCTTAGAGAAGCCGAACCGCTGTGAGATTCACAGAGCAGTAAGAATCCGAAAAATTTTTTCGGAATACAGCTTTGGCTGCGAATTTGAGGATACCGAGCATTTTGACGATCTTGGAAAATACTTTTTATTTCATTTCTGA
- a CDS encoding phosphate acyltransferase, protein MSAKLRNKIIETVGEIGKINVSMSAYERELTVTCEAWLADLSEQIKQGMDVADAGLMQSDLSAIVEVLIKSPPSPGINIILGNALSMMLEIERASQEKSPAIRRLLGPTLAREARREEMRFLLLNPGTVSTRIAVYQGLEQIHRFEIHVLPDEEDSIDRRIKAVAGHLERAEIALSSFDGIACQGGFLKPIPSGTYRVVPEMVTDLVENPLRSHASNMGIPMGMELARMAGSQKDPLLTTTDPFVCDEMDLVDRVTGFVRIKRNGAGAHYLSHKAVWRIVASLMNQTPEQVNAVTAHLGGGTSLAAHRQGRVTMLIDAYSGLPSTSRSGAIDIDRVIKAIKSKDISIRDLEQVMDSRGGLLSLVGTNDFYAMIGFLRQGATPVQRKKIELVQNFMARKIAGGMLEMTADGADVKVMAITGGLASNADMMHRVKQNIAGRFPVVTLPGYYEHDALAAGQIRGYFAPESLKDYETERDELAKKRHDEDVLIDTPVFKREIRFKKKGAPLTTLDDIIDAAYLTVKENYAPTIAIVGANNEEAIQAAKRANEEGQFRISKFVLLGDFQEINQMAYEYDLVIDNDNYTIIDTETPVEEAVSLLDQGKVDILMKGRIHTEDILRGVFKYLKASGRLQKGQVMSHTAIVDIPTRSKLLAFSDGALNTYPDEEKRVAILENALKVVHNLNIKVPKVAVISAVENVNRSVDSSIEAERIAARFADRDDCIVEGPLSLDVAMDFGIAEEKHYAGRIRGNADVLILPDIDSGNILWKTLTTQSGAALAGVILCGDMPLILTSRGDSIRSKLASLSLAIKFYFDLKNDGPVEKPTES, encoded by the coding sequence GTGAGCGCAAAACTTCGTAATAAAATAATTGAGACCGTTGGCGAAATCGGAAAAATCAATGTTTCCATGTCCGCCTATGAAAGGGAACTGACCGTTACATGTGAAGCCTGGCTGGCAGACCTTTCAGAGCAGATAAAACAAGGGATGGACGTTGCGGATGCCGGATTAATGCAAAGTGATCTTTCGGCCATTGTTGAGGTGCTGATTAAATCCCCCCCTTCCCCCGGTATTAATATTATTCTAGGTAACGCCCTGTCCATGATGCTGGAAATAGAGCGTGCAAGCCAGGAAAAATCTCCGGCCATACGACGTCTTCTCGGCCCCACCCTGGCCCGGGAGGCCCGGCGGGAAGAGATGCGGTTCCTGCTGCTGAATCCGGGCACCGTCTCCACCCGAATCGCCGTATACCAGGGTCTGGAACAGATTCACCGGTTTGAAATCCATGTCCTTCCCGATGAGGAGGACAGCATAGACCGCAGGATAAAGGCTGTGGCCGGGCACCTGGAACGCGCCGAAATTGCCCTTTCCTCCTTTGACGGCATCGCCTGCCAGGGCGGATTTCTCAAGCCCATCCCATCGGGCACCTACCGGGTGGTCCCGGAAATGGTCACCGACCTTGTGGAAAATCCGCTGCGCTCCCATGCCAGTAATATGGGCATTCCCATGGGCATGGAACTGGCCCGGATGGCCGGCAGCCAGAAGGATCCGTTGCTGACCACCACAGACCCCTTTGTCTGTGACGAAATGGATCTGGTGGACCGGGTTACAGGCTTTGTAAGAATCAAGCGCAACGGGGCCGGGGCCCATTATTTAAGCCACAAGGCGGTATGGCGGATCGTGGCGTCGTTAATGAATCAGACACCGGAGCAGGTGAACGCCGTCACCGCCCATTTAGGCGGTGGTACCTCCCTGGCCGCCCACAGGCAAGGCCGGGTCACCATGCTCATCGACGCCTATTCCGGCCTGCCGTCAACCAGTCGAAGCGGTGCCATAGACATCGACCGGGTCATTAAAGCCATCAAATCCAAGGATATCTCCATCCGGGACCTTGAACAGGTCATGGACAGCCGGGGCGGGCTTCTCTCCCTTGTGGGCACCAATGATTTCTACGCAATGATCGGGTTCCTGCGCCAGGGTGCCACCCCTGTGCAGCGCAAAAAAATAGAATTGGTTCAAAACTTTATGGCAAGAAAAATTGCCGGCGGCATGCTGGAAATGACCGCTGACGGGGCAGACGTCAAGGTCATGGCCATTACCGGCGGACTTGCCTCCAATGCCGACATGATGCACCGGGTTAAACAGAATATCGCAGGGCGTTTCCCCGTGGTGACCCTGCCAGGCTACTATGAACATGATGCCCTGGCGGCCGGGCAGATCCGGGGCTATTTTGCCCCCGAGTCACTCAAAGACTATGAAACCGAACGGGATGAGCTGGCAAAAAAAAGGCATGATGAAGATGTACTGATTGACACCCCGGTCTTCAAACGCGAAATCCGGTTCAAGAAGAAAGGCGCGCCGTTGACCACCCTGGACGATATCATTGATGCGGCATACCTGACGGTCAAAGAAAATTATGCGCCGACCATCGCCATTGTGGGCGCCAATAACGAAGAGGCGATCCAGGCGGCCAAACGGGCCAATGAAGAGGGCCAGTTCCGCATCTCCAAGTTTGTCCTCCTGGGTGATTTCCAGGAAATCAACCAGATGGCCTATGAATACGACCTTGTCATCGACAATGACAACTACACCATCATTGATACGGAAACCCCCGTGGAAGAAGCGGTCAGCCTTTTGGACCAGGGCAAGGTTGATATCCTGATGAAGGGGCGTATCCACACCGAAGATATCCTAAGGGGCGTGTTTAAATATCTCAAAGCCAGCGGCCGCCTGCAAAAAGGACAGGTCATGAGCCACACCGCCATTGTGGATATTCCCACCCGGAGCAAGCTGCTGGCATTTTCAGATGGAGCATTGAACACCTACCCGGATGAAGAAAAACGGGTTGCCATCCTTGAAAATGCACTAAAAGTAGTGCACAACCTGAATATCAAGGTGCCCAAGGTGGCGGTAATTTCCGCCGTTGAAAACGTAAACCGCAGTGTGGACAGCTCCATTGAAGCCGAACGGATTGCCGCCCGTTTTGCCGACAGAGATGATTGTATTGTGGAAGGGCCGCTTTCATTGGATGTGGCGATGGATTTTGGCATTGCCGAGGAGAAGCATTACGCGGGCCGGATCAGGGGCAATGCAGATGTGCTGATCCTGCCGGATATTGATTCGGGCAATATCTTATGGAAGACCCTGACGACCCAGTCCGGGGCTGCCCTTGCCGGGGTTATTCTGTGTGGTGATATGCCTTTGATCCTGACATCAAGGGGGGATTCCATACGGTCAAAACTGGCATCACTGTCCCTTGCCATAAAATTTTACTTTGATCTCAAAAATGACGGGCCAGTAGAGAAACCAACCGAGAGTTAA
- a CDS encoding AMP-binding protein, whose translation MESTDLDQKFPTRLDAFRRLHRQTLDNREQFWTDQAKRLQWQTAFSCVVKEDFSKPMVSWFCDGRINAAQNALHTTIDKGKAETPALVFYQKSGQTDTLTFNELKAKVLTLAAAFHRTGLVPGDRIALNLPNGPEFIITALASAYLGVTYLPIGCHLPPSIVAEDAAASRAKLVIMADSSAYEQKKDHVLKVAALLEETTTLISNERLEGVPTLDEYMAQADPSGLEPAYPRADHPLFAVYENRLAGKHVGSVFQAGGFLVQAHASFDDIFNKVLGQDKPKMIVNTLEMSKAPAQAYGLWGPLTNGTGIILIDDDIRIETIEKILGEQPNCALLCRPNLISELREQLDQGRLNTDKRFSVIASCGNALPPRLVKYADGRLVDAPERMVNLWVQSKTGTALLNSYPTPELNRPGALGFGALGLEPLVMSDFSKPCKTNISGNLVFDKSWPAMASATEGTTEHFKKTYFSKFPDCFFTYDGVRCDKDGVFWFMGRLDDSIKVKGQSMGASLIEGVLTSHSLVDEAAIISGHDSSGEEIVAFVVPSKTIQDEQICIDRIKEYIADKIGRFAVPEKIIITDQLPRTPTGKLFRSVLRRIASGEEPLD comes from the coding sequence ATGGAAAGCACTGACCTTGACCAAAAATTTCCCACACGTCTTGACGCATTCCGCCGTCTTCACAGACAAACGCTGGACAATCGTGAACAATTCTGGACTGACCAGGCAAAACGACTGCAATGGCAGACCGCTTTTTCCTGCGTGGTCAAGGAAGATTTTTCAAAACCGATGGTATCCTGGTTCTGTGACGGCCGGATCAACGCAGCCCAAAACGCACTTCACACAACCATTGACAAAGGAAAGGCAGAGACCCCGGCCCTGGTTTTTTATCAAAAATCCGGCCAAACCGACACCCTGACGTTTAATGAACTCAAGGCCAAAGTGCTCACCCTTGCTGCAGCCTTTCACCGGACAGGACTTGTGCCGGGGGACCGCATCGCCTTAAATCTGCCCAACGGCCCGGAATTTATCATCACCGCCCTGGCATCTGCTTACCTTGGCGTCACCTACCTGCCCATCGGCTGCCATCTGCCCCCGTCCATTGTGGCGGAGGATGCCGCCGCATCAAGGGCAAAACTTGTCATCATGGCGGACAGCAGTGCTTACGAACAAAAAAAGGACCATGTTCTGAAAGTCGCCGCCCTGCTTGAAGAGACAACCACACTCATTTCAAATGAACGCCTTGAAGGGGTCCCGACCCTTGATGAATACATGGCCCAGGCGGATCCGTCCGGACTTGAACCGGCATATCCCCGGGCGGACCACCCCCTGTTTGCCGTTTATGAAAACCGCCTGGCCGGCAAACATGTGGGCTCGGTTTTCCAGGCCGGTGGTTTTCTGGTCCAGGCCCACGCATCCTTTGACGATATTTTCAACAAAGTCCTTGGCCAGGACAAACCCAAGATGATCGTCAACACCCTGGAGATGTCCAAAGCACCCGCCCAGGCGTACGGTCTTTGGGGACCGTTAACAAACGGCACTGGTATCATCCTCATTGATGACGATATCCGGATAGAGACCATTGAAAAAATTCTCGGGGAGCAACCAAACTGCGCGCTGCTGTGTCGACCCAATTTAATTTCAGAACTCAGGGAACAACTGGATCAAGGCCGGCTGAACACGGACAAACGGTTTTCCGTCATTGCCAGCTGCGGCAATGCACTGCCCCCCCGGCTGGTCAAGTATGCAGACGGCAGGCTGGTGGACGCACCCGAACGGATGGTAAACCTGTGGGTGCAAAGCAAAACCGGCACGGCACTGCTTAATTCATATCCGACCCCGGAACTGAACCGTCCCGGCGCTTTAGGATTTGGGGCATTGGGGCTGGAGCCCCTGGTTATGAGTGATTTCAGCAAACCCTGTAAAACAAATATCAGCGGCAATCTGGTTTTTGACAAATCATGGCCGGCCATGGCATCGGCCACCGAGGGCACAACCGAACACTTTAAAAAAACCTATTTTTCAAAATTTCCAGACTGTTTTTTTACCTACGACGGTGTCAGGTGTGACAAAGACGGTGTGTTCTGGTTCATGGGACGGCTTGATGACAGTATCAAGGTAAAGGGCCAGAGCATGGGCGCGTCACTGATCGAAGGCGTACTGACCTCCCATTCCCTGGTGGACGAGGCGGCCATCATCAGCGGCCACGACAGCTCAGGAGAGGAAATCGTGGCCTTTGTGGTGCCCAGTAAAACGATTCAGGACGAACAGATATGTATTGACCGGATAAAAGAGTACATTGCAGATAAAATAGGGCGTTTCGCCGTACCTGAAAAAATCATCATCACGGATCAGCTGCCAAGGACCCCCACAGGAAAACTGTTCAGATCTGTTTTGCGTCGCATTGCCTCCGGGGAAGAACCCCTGGACTGA
- a CDS encoding ABC transporter ATP-binding protein, producing MKLIFYYFRKNLGKIAAGIFCMIVVDLLQLVVPQIVSRAVDVLADAHFDRHVLWVQCAVIVGAGLFMALLRSGWRILLMGSARDLERGVRDDLYAHMLSLDTAFYDKTRAGNIMAHATSDILHVRMAFGFGIIALVDTLLLGSACIGIMVWTSPKLAALCLIPLPFLVVVTKKLGNRMHQYHKSAQEAFSELTEQVRESFFGIRVIKVFNFEPQVRQKTESSAKRYFRKNLKRAYVNALLRPLLGLFFNISTLIIILYGGGLVMKNQLSPGEFVAFIQYLGILAWPVIAIGWVTNMLQRGLASLKRINVLLDTRSDLSFPGDAVMPDQVTGNIRFEKVGFSYDGKVNALSDISMEIPSGARIGITGPPGCGKTTLLSLIPRLYDPMTGRICLDGKDLKTFDPEFLRGHISFMAQEPFLFSGTLGDNILMGEQFSGANARDVLEPIIQLCALEDTIAQMPKGLDTLVGERGVTLSGGQKQRVTLARTLVKPKPVILLDDPVSHLDTRTAEQVIRGISRMNRDAVMIMVSHRLSALADCDRIYVMDNGTIADQGTHDQLKISNTFYRTSYRVQQSERQSQGGRP from the coding sequence TTGAAGCTGATCTTCTATTATTTTAGAAAAAACCTAGGAAAGATTGCTGCGGGCATCTTTTGTATGATTGTGGTGGATCTGCTCCAGCTTGTGGTGCCCCAGATTGTCAGCAGGGCCGTTGATGTTCTGGCCGATGCGCATTTTGACCGTCATGTTCTCTGGGTGCAATGCGCCGTCATTGTGGGGGCAGGCCTTTTCATGGCCCTGCTTCGTTCCGGATGGCGCATCCTTTTAATGGGGTCGGCCCGGGATCTTGAGCGGGGTGTCCGGGATGACTTGTACGCGCATATGCTCAGCCTGGACACCGCTTTTTATGACAAAACCCGGGCCGGGAATATCATGGCCCATGCCACATCGGACATTCTTCATGTGCGTATGGCCTTTGGTTTCGGCATCATTGCCCTGGTGGACACCTTGCTTTTGGGCAGTGCCTGCATCGGTATTATGGTCTGGACCAGCCCCAAACTTGCCGCATTGTGCCTGATTCCGCTTCCCTTTCTGGTTGTGGTGACAAAAAAACTGGGCAACCGGATGCATCAGTACCACAAGAGCGCCCAGGAGGCGTTTTCAGAACTCACCGAGCAGGTGAGGGAAAGTTTTTTCGGTATCCGGGTCATCAAGGTATTCAATTTTGAGCCCCAGGTTCGGCAAAAGACGGAAAGCAGCGCCAAACGCTATTTTAGGAAAAATTTAAAACGGGCCTACGTCAATGCCCTGCTGCGACCCTTGTTAGGTCTTTTTTTTAATATTTCCACGTTGATTATCATCCTTTACGGCGGCGGACTGGTCATGAAGAACCAACTGAGTCCCGGAGAGTTTGTGGCCTTCATTCAATACCTGGGGATTCTGGCCTGGCCGGTGATTGCCATCGGTTGGGTAACCAATATGTTGCAGCGTGGCTTGGCATCCTTGAAGCGAATTAATGTTTTATTGGACACCCGGTCCGATCTCTCTTTTCCTGGAGATGCGGTGATGCCCGACCAGGTGACCGGTAATATCCGGTTTGAAAAGGTCGGTTTTTCCTATGATGGAAAGGTGAATGCGCTTTCTGATATTTCAATGGAGATCCCGTCCGGGGCCAGAATCGGTATAACCGGGCCGCCGGGTTGTGGAAAAACCACGCTGCTTTCATTGATCCCGCGCCTGTACGACCCCATGACCGGACGGATCTGCCTGGACGGAAAAGATCTGAAAACATTTGATCCTGAATTTTTAAGAGGGCATATCAGTTTTATGGCCCAGGAACCGTTTTTGTTTTCCGGCACCCTTGGAGATAATATTTTAATGGGTGAGCAGTTTTCCGGCGCTAATGCCCGAGACGTCCTGGAACCAATCATCCAGCTTTGTGCCCTGGAAGATACCATTGCCCAGATGCCCAAAGGCCTTGATACCCTGGTCGGCGAACGGGGCGTGACCCTGTCCGGCGGGCAAAAACAACGGGTGACCCTGGCCCGGACCCTGGTGAAGCCCAAGCCGGTGATCCTTTTGGATGATCCGGTCAGCCATCTGGATACCCGGACTGCAGAACAGGTAATCCGGGGCATCAGCCGGATGAACCGGGATGCCGTCATGATCATGGTGTCCCACAGGCTTTCGGCCCTTGCCGACTGCGACCGGATTTATGTGATGGACAACGGCACCATTGCCGACCAGGGTACCCATGATCAGCTCAAGATATCGAATACTTTTTATCGCACATCTTACAGAGTCCAGCAGTCAGAAAGGCAATCCCAGGGAGGCAGGCCATGA